A single Anopheles funestus chromosome 2RL, idAnoFuneDA-416_04, whole genome shotgun sequence DNA region contains:
- the LOC125765564 gene encoding medium-chain acyl-CoA ligase ACSF2, mitochondrial isoform X1, whose protein sequence is MALRLFRHHQHQRASWHRQGFRILQSFRTQSTVAIGTHEKQQSYIHHIGSKPLVHRNVGQHLRLAAERFPNNEAIVSCHEAGTRLTYAAVLDMVDRLAASFYQLGLRQGDRVGIWAPNGMLFYLTNLATARAGMISVGINPAYQVPELEYALKKVGIKALVAAEGYRQQNYYGMVSHIAPELASSKPGELKSKSLPNLSTVIIDSQKSLPGVIKFSEMFELASEQSISKIEIMQSKIVPDSGVNLQFTSGTTGEPKAALMSHFGFVNNGIHIGNRNELDQKMHRLCVQVPLFHAFGMVIAIMAALSYGSTLVLPTAGFKAADSLAAIVRERCSIILGTPTMYVDLVRRIVESGAKLETPEIAVTGGATCSPKLFADIKHTLGVRKVKTVFGMTETTAVIFQALFDESPEDVQQTVGHITDHYEAKVIGPDGHIVPFGTAGELCVRGYGTMLGYWDDEKKTKETIGPDRWLRTGDQFVLREDGYGKIVGRLKDVVIRGGENIYPKEVEDFLNTYPKILEAHCIGVPDERTGEELCAYVRLKDSSDTIDREEIKRYCEGKLAYYKVPKYVRIMNDLPKTTSGKVRKFKLAQLFAAER, encoded by the exons ATGGCGTTACGATTGTTCCGGCATCACCAACACCAACGTGCGAGCTGGCACAGGCAAGGGTTTAG GATTCTTCAATCGTTTCGCACACAATCAACCGTTGCCATTGGAACGCATGAGAAACAGCAAAGTTACATTCATCACATTGGCAGTAAACCTCTGGTACACCGGAACGTAGGTCAACATCTTCGCCTGGCAGCGGAACGATTCCCAAACAATGAAGCCATCGTATCGTGTCACGAAGCTGGCACAAGGCTTACATATGCCGCCGTCCTAGACATG GTAGATCGTCTGGCGGCTTCCTTCTATCAGCTCGGTCTGCGGCAGGGTGATCGTGTAGGAATCTGGGCACCGAATGGGATGCTGTTCTATCTAACCAACCTGGCGACGGCACGTGCCGGTATGATTTCG GTCGGGATCAATCCTGCCTACCAAGTGCCGGAGCTGGAGTATGCCCTCAAAAAGGTTGGCATCAAAGCGCTCGTTGCTGCGGAAGGTTATCGCCAACAGAATTACTACGGCATGGTGTCTCATATCGCTCCCGAGCTTGCCTCGTCGAAGCCCGGTGAGCTGAAGAGTAAATCGCTACCTAATCTGTCCACCGTTATCATCGATAGTCAGAAGAGTTTACC AGGAGTAATAAAATTCAGTGAAATGTTCGAGTTGGCCTCGGAACAGAGCATTAGCAAGATCGAAATCATGCAGTCGAAAATAGTACCCGACAGTGGTGTCAATCTTCAGTTCACCTCCGGCACCACAGGAGAACCGAAGGCCGCACTGATGTCGCACTTTGGTTTCGTGAACAATGGAATCCACATTGGCAACCGGAACGAGCTGGATCAGAAAATGCATCGACTGTGTGTGCAGGTGCCACTGTTTCACGCATTCGGTATGGTCATTGCGATCATGGCAGCACTTTCATATGGTTCCACTCTCGTCTTACCAACCGCAGGCTTCAAGGCGGCCGATTCCTTAGCTGCTATTGTACGTGAGAG ATGCTCCATTATTCTTGGTACACCGACCATGTACGTGGACCTGGTAAGACGAATCGTGGAAAGTGGAGCTAAGCTAGAAACTCCCGAGATCGCCGTCACCGGTGGAGCCACCTGCTCACCGAAGCTGTTTGCCGACATTAAACACACGCTAGGCGTGCGGAAGGTGAAAACTGTTTTCGGCATGACCGAAACGACGGCCGTTATCTTCCAAGCCCTTTTCGACGAAAGTCCGGAAGATGTCCAGCAAACTGTCGGTCACATTACGGATCACTACGAGGCGAAGGTGATCGGTCCGGACGGTCATATCGTACCGTTCGGAACGGCCGGCGAGCTATGTGTGCGTGGATACGGTACCATGCTCGGTTACTGGGACGATGAGAAGAAGACGAAGGAAACGATCGGTCCGGATCGATGGTTACGAACAGGAGATCAGTTCGTTCTTCGAGAGGATGGTTATGGGAAGATCGTGGGTCGGCTAAAGGACGTAGTTATTCGTGGAGGAGAAAACATTTACCCGAAGGAAGTGGAAGACTTTCTTAATACTTACCCAAAGATTCTGGAAGCGCACTGTATCGGAGTGCCCGACGAGCGTACGGGTGAGGAGCTGTGCGCATACGTGCGGCTAAAGGATTCCTCCGATACGATCGATCGCGAGGAAATAAAACGTTACTGCGAGGGAAAGTTAGCATACTACAAGGTACCAAAGTATGTTCGGATCATGAACGATCTGCCAAAGACGACATCGGGCAAGGTACGGAAGTTTAAACTGGCGCAACTTTTTGCAGCCGAACGAtaa
- the LOC125765564 gene encoding medium-chain acyl-CoA ligase ACSF2, mitochondrial isoform X2, which translates to MALRLFRHHQHQRASWHRILQSFRTQSTVAIGTHEKQQSYIHHIGSKPLVHRNVGQHLRLAAERFPNNEAIVSCHEAGTRLTYAAVLDMVDRLAASFYQLGLRQGDRVGIWAPNGMLFYLTNLATARAGMISVGINPAYQVPELEYALKKVGIKALVAAEGYRQQNYYGMVSHIAPELASSKPGELKSKSLPNLSTVIIDSQKSLPGVIKFSEMFELASEQSISKIEIMQSKIVPDSGVNLQFTSGTTGEPKAALMSHFGFVNNGIHIGNRNELDQKMHRLCVQVPLFHAFGMVIAIMAALSYGSTLVLPTAGFKAADSLAAIVRERCSIILGTPTMYVDLVRRIVESGAKLETPEIAVTGGATCSPKLFADIKHTLGVRKVKTVFGMTETTAVIFQALFDESPEDVQQTVGHITDHYEAKVIGPDGHIVPFGTAGELCVRGYGTMLGYWDDEKKTKETIGPDRWLRTGDQFVLREDGYGKIVGRLKDVVIRGGENIYPKEVEDFLNTYPKILEAHCIGVPDERTGEELCAYVRLKDSSDTIDREEIKRYCEGKLAYYKVPKYVRIMNDLPKTTSGKVRKFKLAQLFAAER; encoded by the exons ATGGCGTTACGATTGTTCCGGCATCACCAACACCAACGTGCGAGCTGGCACAG GATTCTTCAATCGTTTCGCACACAATCAACCGTTGCCATTGGAACGCATGAGAAACAGCAAAGTTACATTCATCACATTGGCAGTAAACCTCTGGTACACCGGAACGTAGGTCAACATCTTCGCCTGGCAGCGGAACGATTCCCAAACAATGAAGCCATCGTATCGTGTCACGAAGCTGGCACAAGGCTTACATATGCCGCCGTCCTAGACATG GTAGATCGTCTGGCGGCTTCCTTCTATCAGCTCGGTCTGCGGCAGGGTGATCGTGTAGGAATCTGGGCACCGAATGGGATGCTGTTCTATCTAACCAACCTGGCGACGGCACGTGCCGGTATGATTTCG GTCGGGATCAATCCTGCCTACCAAGTGCCGGAGCTGGAGTATGCCCTCAAAAAGGTTGGCATCAAAGCGCTCGTTGCTGCGGAAGGTTATCGCCAACAGAATTACTACGGCATGGTGTCTCATATCGCTCCCGAGCTTGCCTCGTCGAAGCCCGGTGAGCTGAAGAGTAAATCGCTACCTAATCTGTCCACCGTTATCATCGATAGTCAGAAGAGTTTACC AGGAGTAATAAAATTCAGTGAAATGTTCGAGTTGGCCTCGGAACAGAGCATTAGCAAGATCGAAATCATGCAGTCGAAAATAGTACCCGACAGTGGTGTCAATCTTCAGTTCACCTCCGGCACCACAGGAGAACCGAAGGCCGCACTGATGTCGCACTTTGGTTTCGTGAACAATGGAATCCACATTGGCAACCGGAACGAGCTGGATCAGAAAATGCATCGACTGTGTGTGCAGGTGCCACTGTTTCACGCATTCGGTATGGTCATTGCGATCATGGCAGCACTTTCATATGGTTCCACTCTCGTCTTACCAACCGCAGGCTTCAAGGCGGCCGATTCCTTAGCTGCTATTGTACGTGAGAG ATGCTCCATTATTCTTGGTACACCGACCATGTACGTGGACCTGGTAAGACGAATCGTGGAAAGTGGAGCTAAGCTAGAAACTCCCGAGATCGCCGTCACCGGTGGAGCCACCTGCTCACCGAAGCTGTTTGCCGACATTAAACACACGCTAGGCGTGCGGAAGGTGAAAACTGTTTTCGGCATGACCGAAACGACGGCCGTTATCTTCCAAGCCCTTTTCGACGAAAGTCCGGAAGATGTCCAGCAAACTGTCGGTCACATTACGGATCACTACGAGGCGAAGGTGATCGGTCCGGACGGTCATATCGTACCGTTCGGAACGGCCGGCGAGCTATGTGTGCGTGGATACGGTACCATGCTCGGTTACTGGGACGATGAGAAGAAGACGAAGGAAACGATCGGTCCGGATCGATGGTTACGAACAGGAGATCAGTTCGTTCTTCGAGAGGATGGTTATGGGAAGATCGTGGGTCGGCTAAAGGACGTAGTTATTCGTGGAGGAGAAAACATTTACCCGAAGGAAGTGGAAGACTTTCTTAATACTTACCCAAAGATTCTGGAAGCGCACTGTATCGGAGTGCCCGACGAGCGTACGGGTGAGGAGCTGTGCGCATACGTGCGGCTAAAGGATTCCTCCGATACGATCGATCGCGAGGAAATAAAACGTTACTGCGAGGGAAAGTTAGCATACTACAAGGTACCAAAGTATGTTCGGATCATGAACGATCTGCCAAAGACGACATCGGGCAAGGTACGGAAGTTTAAACTGGCGCAACTTTTTGCAGCCGAACGAtaa
- the LOC125765569 gene encoding transmembrane protease serine 9-like: protein MVSPENGALVASDRSIRTVIVSMAKLCSVVLGVALLTVHSVLGQGCGERKVDYATLILGGEDAISGQWPWHAAIFHRIERSFIYQCGGAIINQNTILTAAHCVRIASGVIPVDRLSVQVGRTYLYAAESHTQEHQADRIIVHEEYSAARVRHDIALIKLATDIEFTEYVQPVCLWERSNVDIGQLIGRVGTVVGFGITEVGEVADRLRVAYMPIVDTQTCLESNRPLFGPVLSRNIFCAGFRNGTTVCGGDSGGGMYFEIENRWYIRGIVSFSGQNCQSADYAGFSDVATYLDWINRYTSGTQSSPYTSTVIDNQRLLALDVCGVNSYPSTPEDEKPVFQGYPWLGVIEYQHISTGQRRVLCQATLITRRYVLTAAQCVSLPRNSYQIVAVRLGDYDTGSDPDCVYAEGQRQCQSPVQTVPIEQIIVHNGFNNPAFANDLALLRLQQQANVDQDNIKPICLPFSTALKSHKPSYYIRTGWLARSTSTVLYRSFPSSIESVGCQEAYNDQDVPLEKTYGQICIRRDNPYAGVCTFNMAATPLQSVQLVGPSERYVLYGLLSFGPKQCLETYPDVYTAIAPYVDWIVSNLRP from the exons ATGGTCTCGCCAGAAAACGGAGCGTTAGTAGCGAGTGATCGTTCCATCCGAACAGTGATCGTTTCCATGGCGAAGTTGTGCAGTGTTGTTTTAGGTGTGGCATTGTTGACCGTACATTCGGTGCTGGGTCAAGGATGCGGCGAACGTAAGGTGGATTATGCAACATTGATCTTGGGCGGTGAGGATGCCATCTCGGGTCAGTGGCCATGGCATGCGGCTATCTTCCATCGAATCGAGCGTTCGTTTATCTACCAGTGTGGTGGTGCAATCATCAACCAGAATACTATATTAACCG CTGCACATTGTGTGCGAATTGCTAGTGGAGTCATTCCGGTGGATCGGTTGTCGGTGCAGGTAGGCCGAACGTATCTGTATGCAGCCGAAAGCCATACACAGGAACATCAGGCCGATCGGATTATCGTGCACGAAGAATACAGTGCAGCCCGGGTACGGCACGATATTGCACTGATCAAGCTCGCTACGGACATCGAGTTTACGGAGTACGTGCAGCCTGTATGTTTGTGGGAACGTTCAAACGTGGACATTGGTCAATTGATAGGGCGCGTCGGTACAGTGGTTGGTTTCGGTATAACGGAAGTTGGCGAGGTGGCCGATCGGTTGCGTGTTGCCTACATGCCCATCGTCGACACACAAACGTGTCTGGAAAGCAATCGCCCACTGTTCGGTCCTGTGCTGTCGcgtaatattttttgtgcCGGATTCCGCAATG GAACAACGGTTTGTGGCGGTGATAGTGGAGGTGGCATGTACTTCGAGATCGAGAACCGTTGGTACATACGGGGGATTGTTTCGTTCAGTGGACAGAACTGCCAGTCGGCTGATTATGCTGGCTTTAGTGATGTGGCCACGTATCTCGACTGGATCAATCGATATACGAGCGGTACGCAGAGCAGTCCCTATACGAGCACCGTCATCGATAACCAGCGTTTGCTAGCGTTGGATGTGTGTGGTGTGAATAGCTATCCATCCACACCGGAAGATGAGAAACCAGTTTTCCAAGGCTATCCCTGGCTGGGTGTGATCGAGTACCAGCACATCAGCACTGGACAGCGGCGTGTGCTCTGTCAAGCAACGCTCATCACCAGAAGATATGTTTTGACGGCTGCTCAGTGTGTTTCCTTACCAAGGAATTCTTATCAAAT TGTTGCCGTACGTTTGGGCGACTACGATACGGGTTCTGATCCAGATTGTGTTTATGCCGAGGGCCAAAGACAATGTCAGTCTCCGGTGCAAACAGTACCAATCGAGCAAATAATCGTACATAATGGTTTCAACAATCCTGCGTTTGCTAATGATCTAGCACTGCTACGCCTTCAACAGCAGGCCAACGTTGATCAAG ACAACATCAAACCTATTTGCCTGCCATTCTCAACCGCACTCAAGTCTCATAAGCCATCGTACTACATCCGCACTGGATGGCTTGCCAGAAGCACCAGCACCGTCCTATATCGTAGTTTTCCAAGTTCGATCGAATCGGTCGGTTGCCAGGAAGCGTACAACGATCAGGATGTACCGCTGGAAAAGACGTACGGCCAGATATGTATCCGTCGGGACAATCCATATGCAGGTGTTTGTACGTTCAATATGGCCGCCACACCACTACAGTCGGTACAGCTGGTTGGCCCTAGCGAGCGGTACGTACTGTACGGTTTGCTTTCCTTCGGACCAAAGCAATGTCTCGAAACGTACCCAGACGTGTACACGGCAATCGCACCGTACGTGGATTGGATTGTCTCCAATCTAAGGCCATAA